In Glandiceps talaboti chromosome 14, keGlaTala1.1, whole genome shotgun sequence, a single genomic region encodes these proteins:
- the LOC144445920 gene encoding sulfotransferase 1B1-like, giving the protein MNLPGQFSRDGVIFPGYVRNDVKEAVRNFECREDDVFVVTYPKSGTTWAIELVSLIMNNADTEYNLSMVQMARVPVLELAVSFAQRVKWLVTLVSKLRKWLVPKFVRQYLEWQEYPELGALASSDAISYLKTLPSPRIIKSHLQYKFFPKQAMEKKCKIVYVARNAKDTLVSYYYFHTNNYFHGYNDKPWSEFFKIAMDKKLPYGDWFDHVIGWGKHKDEDNVCFMTYENMKKDPREVVYQLASFLNKELSEETVDKILEFCSFKNMKKNTTVNMELETVMFDVKRAPFMRKGIVGDWQNHFTVAENDEFEKLYERKMKESGLTFEW; this is encoded by the exons ATGAATTTACCGGGACAGTTTAGTCGCGATGGCGTCATATTTCCTGGTTATGTACGAAACGATGTGAAGGAAGCAGTAAGAAACTTTGAGTGTAGGGAAGATGACGTATTTGTGGTGACGTACCCAAAATCAG GTACAACATGGGCTATAGAACTTGTTTCTCTCATAATGAATAATGCAGACACTGAGTACAACTTAAGTATGGTACAAATGGCCAGGGTACCTGTTTTAGAGTTGGCTGTGTCCTTTGCCCAACG AGTAAAATGGTTGGTGACTCTGGTGTCAAAACTAAGAAAATGGCTGGTACCTAAGTTTGTACGACAGTATTTAGAATGGCAGGAATATCCTGAGCTCGGAGCCCTTGCTTCCTCCGACGCGATATCATATCTTAAGACATTGCCATCTCCCAGGATAATAAAGTCTCATCTCCAATACAAATTCTTTCCAAAGCAAGCAATGGAGAAGAAATGTAAA ATTGTCTATGTTGCTAGGAACGCAAAGGACACATTGGTTTCCTATTATTATTTCCACACCAATAattatttccatggttacaacGACAAACCATGGTCGGAatttttcaaaattgccatGGATAAAAAAC TTCCTTATGGAGATTGGTTTGATCACGTGATAGGATGGGGTAAACACAAAGACGAGgacaatgtatgttttatgaCGTATGAAAACATGAAGAAG GATCCAAGGGAAGTGGTGTATCAGTTGGCTTCTTTCCTCAACAAGGAATTGTCCGAGGAAACAGTGGACAAAATCCTGGAATTTTGCAGCTTCAAGAATATGAAGAAAAACACAACTGTCAATATGGAACTAGAGACTGTAATGTTCGATGTGAAGAGGGCGCCCTTCATGAGAAAAG GTATCGTTGGAGATTGGCAAAATCATTTTACAGTCGCTGAAAACGATGAATTCGAAAAACTGTATGAAAGAAAGATGAAAGAGTCTGGCTTGACATTTGAATGGTGA
- the LOC144446009 gene encoding hematopoietic prostaglandin D synthase-like has protein sequence MSSSTYILTYFNVRAKAEISRFVLAAAGVKYKDIRIVRSDWPSIKNYDKYPFLRLPILEVDGTVISESRTIARYLAQKHGLYATDILDQARIDMITDVVDDVYAKLQPIYREDKSKTKELMDQAYGQDFPKLLTGLEKVLIKNNDGDGFFVGDTVTLADLAYTAISYNMVKWKPDVLDDYPKLSVLKTKVEELPRIAEWMKKRPDTVF, from the exons ATGTCAAGTTCCACGTACATCCTAACTTATTTCAATGTCCGTGCTAAGGCTGAGATTTCCAGGTTTGTATTAGCAGCTGCCGGTGTAAAGTATAAAGATATTCGGATAGTACGATCCGATTGGCCTTCTATTAAGAACTATGACA AATATCCATTTCTTCGCCTGCCTATTCTTGAAGTAGACGGAACTGTGATATCAGAAAGCAGAACTATTGCTCGTTACTTGGCTCAGAAACATG GTTTGTACGCAACAGATATATTAGACCAAGCTAGGATTGATATGATCACGGATGTGGTGGACGACGTGTATGCTAAACTACAACCAATTTATAGAGAAGATAAGTCAAAGACAAAAGAACTGATGGACCAAGCTTATGGTCAGGATTTCCCCAAATTACTGACTGGACTGGAAAAAGTATTAATAAAGAATAATGATGGTGATGGGTTCTTTGTGGGAGATACG GTCACATTGGCAGACCTTGCGTATACAGCAATAAGTTACAATATGGTGAAATGGAAACCCGATGTGTTAGACGATTATCCAAAGCTGTCCGTTCTGAAGACGAAAGTCGAAGAATTACCTCGTATAGCTGAGTGGATGAAGAAAAGACCCGACACTGTATTTTAA